AAGATGAGCCTGCTGCACTTTATTGctccagaaagcaaggaagggctCAAAAAATGATGAGACGtgtcaaaaagacacagaagccagcttgagGAGCCTATTACTGGCCAATTCTGGGACAATTTGCATATTACAATGATAGTGACAGAACAATtgtgcaataaaataaaaatctgagtcCACATTGATACAAATgactaataaataaatagggaAGAGAAAGCTCTCCCTTACAGTAGAATACAAATCATAAGTATAGAAGAAATGATGGATTTAGAATGTCATGTTTGACAACTATCATAGCAACAATTTATTTAGCCAAGAATCATTAATGGCTACTAATCTTAGCAGGCAAAAAATTGACGAGGAATCAGATATTTACCTAATCAGTACTAAAGCAGCTTCCCACAAATTACTTATCTGTAATGTGAAGtatgtgaaaatatataaaaataaaatttaaaaacaaaaaattcacaatGGCAAGAACAACACtgtaagtattcagtaaatactaggggtttttttgcatttttttttaccgCTTGAGTCGCCATGCTCTCCCAAAATCCATCCATGGCAGCTGCTGGGATGAATGCCAAGTTTTTCAGCCATAAGGTAGCGAAATCTAGCAGAATCCAGATTACAGCCACTTCCAATCACACGGTGCTTGGGTAATCCACTTAGTTTCCAGGTAACATATGTGAGAATATCCACTAAAAATTTTAGGAATGATACATGTTAAGTGAATCAAAACTGATTTTGACTGCTATGCCAATTAGTGGgtgccctgcttcctcctctcccacttcccccttccccaatgagACACGGCCAGAAAGACGTAAATACTTTAGAGATCAAAGATGTAAATACTTTAGAGATCATGGGAGTTAGCGAAACAAGAAAAAACTTCTATGTCTTATATTAAGAGAGAttaacaaaacatgaaaaatgcaatattgtggtttttaaatttatgttatcACTTGAAACAAGAATATATAAGAGCCTCACAGATTAATTAACTtacaatatgtaaaaagaaagagaataacgCTTGAATTAGATCGTCACTTAAGTTTCTCCCAATTCTAACATTCCATGATTGTAATGACTGTCATCATAAACCAAAAGCCACTAGTCACTGAATTATCAAAGCATGCTACTATTAATTTTCCTGGGCACAATATACTATGCAGTAACAATTCTGGTAATACAGCTATTAACATTTTTTACTATTGAATGAAAGGACCTCTATGAGAGAACCTTTATTCTGGTGTACACAGCCCCGAGTCTGCCCAGAGGTAAAACTTACCGGTCTAGAGAGGATCACAGCCCATAAGCCTAAGCTGTAAACAGCGGGAAAATGTGCACATAACCAAGTCAAGGGGTtaagcttttatttcatttttcacttttttcctgaggaagatttgccctgcgctaacatctataccaatcgtcctctattttttcttggtaggtgggacacctccacagtgtggttggtgagtggagtaggtccacgcccaggattcaattCAAACCCAtggacctgggctgccaaagtggaatgcacaaaactttaaccgctcggccacagggctgggcccttcAAGGGGTTAATCTTGCAGTCTCCACCTCCACACTCATATACAGACACTAGCTAAGATATTTTAAGGTCATTTTGTACTGGAGATTAGAAACTCTTCCTTGGAGACTCTGAGTCAGTGGGAGTGACTCCCGGGAGAGTTAAGGCTTTGAAGCTATACCTAGAAAGTTGTATAACCAGTTAATCACGTCTGCCTTAGACACAGGATGCAACAACTTCCTGTGTGCCAGCTATTTGTCATTCCTGTTCTGCATCTATCTGCCACCATACCTTTATGAGAAGGTTCATATATGAGATTGAACTATTCAGTAACCCCCAGTCCAGGACTGCAGAGAATAGGAATAGTACTAAAATAATCTCTGTCATTGTCGACTCCCAGCTCTCAATATTCCATAAACTATTAAGGATTCCCTGGATTCTTATTCACAATCTGTCCGTATGTGAAGTCTCAGAGACAGTCAGTTTGACCATTTCATCAATATATCTACTATGCTCACCAATAAACAATAAGCTTGGTGGCAAATTATAGacaaaaaaagtgtaaaatagaGAGTGAATTTTGACTCGTTAGGGGGAAAAATGCAATTCTTTCTAATCAGAAGTTTTAATGTTTATTCTGCAAATGTTGATTTAGCAAGGAAAGCAGCTTTCATTATAGCATTTGGTGTTAGCATGTGTTTGTCCATCAGTACAGTCCATGACTCCCTTTAAAACTGGACTGATTGATGGTTTTTACATGCTTCTTGTCAAATTCAGTCTGATTCAATTTTGAAGAGTTTTAGCGAGAAGTCCACCAGAATGCATTTTTTGGGCAAACAGGTCATATACGCTAAAATGCTTCTTCCAAGTTGGAGCTACATTCAAATATTTCAGCATGCATCCCAGGATAATCTTGATAGAAAATTGAAAAGCTTTTCGACTCTACAACAAACCCAGATGAAACCAACAGATGAAACTGCTTCATATAAAACTCCTCTTGCATTTGTAAGCATTTGGCCTGAGACAGTGCCATTTGTTGTGCTAACACTGCTCTTTTGAGGCCAATAACAGAAGATTCATGAATTGCTTCTGGTAGTGAATATCggaagagatttttttaacttccaaacacaaaataaaacaaaacactgaacTTAACCGAAGTGAACCTCAAGGCATTATAATCATACCTGGGTTGGAAACCACAATGATGATGCAGTCAGGACTGTACTTGACGATCTGAGGAATAATGAATTTGAAGACGTTAACATTCCTCTGGACCAGGTTGAGGCGACTCTCTCCCTCTTGCTGGCGGACTCCTGCAGTCACCACCACAATCTTAGAATTGGCGGTCACAGAGTAATcttgaaggagaagggaaaaaaaggtactTTAAATACATACAGCTCTTCATCCAAACATAGCATATATGATATGCTCTAGAAACCTAAACACACAAAAGCTTCTAGAACTGATATGAGAATTCCGTTTTCTGTATTATAAGGTTTTGAAGTGCAATGCCCCTGTGGCTTCTTCCTCCTTGGGCTACATGGAAGCATTCCAACCATAAAACTGGCTCAGAGAATGGACCAAGGAAATAAGGAAGGCTCTAAATTATGTTTCTGGCTAACAAACTCAAAATGCTCTTGACTTTAGAGAATATTGGATTGCCAGCAATAATACAAAGTGTAAACAGTGAGTCCAAAGTTCAACAGGCCGCCCTCCAACATAAAAGCAATTCAAAGGTACCTTTAGTCTTAAAATGTTAACTCAACCTATGAAGCGAAAAGAAGGTGCTGAAGGGTTTGTTCTTGGCCAGACATTACTTTCtaatacttaatttttcttttccaaggaatattagccctgagctaacatccacagccaaatcctcctctttttgctgagaaagattggccctgagctaacatccatacccatattcctctattttatatgtgagatgcctgccacagcatggcttgatttaagtagtgtataggtccatgcccgggatctgaacttgtgaacccagagctgctgaagcggaacgtgcaaacttgacTGCTGCACCATCAGGCGGGCCCTCTAATACTCATTTTAAGGAAGCACATCCTTTCCCAAAATACACAGACATTATGATTTGATGGGATCATTAGACTCAATAGCTATGGATGATTCATAAAATTAAACTGTTGCTATGTGACTTCTGACAGTTATGAACACTTTATCAATTTCTTCTCCCATAAACTGGAGGTAACAGACAGGACCTCTCATAGGGTGGTTGTAAAGATGAGGTAAGATGAGACCTCCAAAGTTTCACACAGTACCCAGAATGCTAATTGTTCAATGAAAACCAGCTATTAGTAGTAGGAGTATTGTTGGAAATTATTTTGGAGGCCCACATTCTTATACCTTTAGGCACAGCCATGGTGCGGTGGCAAAATCACTGCCTAAATGTGCTAATCCAGAAGACAGACAGCTAGgcagccggcccagtggcacagcggttaagttcgcatgctctgcctcagcggcctggggtttgccggtttggatccttggtgcagacctatgcactgcttggcaagccatgctgtggcaggcgtcccacatataaagtagaggaagatgggcacagatgttagctcagggccagtcttcctcagcaaaaaaaggaggattggcagcagatgttagctcagggctaatctttctcaaaacaaaaaaaagcagaagagagacgGCCAGATATAAATTTATTTGGTTTCTTCAAGGCACTCAAATGACGTTGCACAAATGTTTTTTTGGATCTAAAATATTCCTGTTCTCAGATACATGTAAACAAGCATTATGACACTAGTTACTAAAATGTCATGAACCAAATGTGTGAAAGGGATGTGGTGGGGGGTTTACAGAGCTAACACTTGCATTTGTCCTCAAAGATGAACTGgacccagaaggaaagaagaaagtgccaacaCTAGATCCACCAAGACGGAAGACTAATTTTCTATCAGGGAGTGaggatattatttattattagatCACTTGGCGCATGAAAGGAAACTACCTTTATCTGCGACAATTTTAGGTGTCTGAAGAAACAAGCTCCCATGCTGCAGATCCATCATTTCCCCTTTGAGTTTATCTTCCAAAACATCCACCAGAGCAAGCTCATCAGCCAGAGACTAGAAACACAAAACAGGTGTTAGTCCCCCAAACCACTCAAGGATATCAGCTTACAGAACAACCCAGAGAGCCTCTAAATGGCTAAATACCCCAAGTCTAAAAACCTCGAGAATTTCATCATGGAGTTAGCTGTGCTCTTTAAACAATGTCTTAATAAAACGTCTTGAATAGTGAACTTAAGACACAGAAGAGATTTTTCAGAATCTCATCTTCTAGTATTTAACTAGGGTCCAATTAGCATGATACAAGTTGTTTTAAAGAGACGTAGACgtacaggcagagaaagacaaatatcatattaTTTCACTCAGATGTGGAGGATAAAGACATAGATGTGGAGAACAgataggtggttaccagaggggaggggggagggagtggggcaaAAGGGGTAACGGGGCACAGATGCATGGCGATGGAAGGAAACTAGGCTTTTGCTGGTGAACAAGAGGCAGTCCACAGGAGCTGAAATACAGTaacatacacttgaaatttacacaatattataaaccaatgtgacctcaataagataactaaaaaaataaaataaaaaaataatatgtagacCTAAAAGATTCCAGATGAAATCAACCCAGTTCAAGAGTGGCCTCAGGGCACACAAGTCTTCACATTAATGGGGAGCAGTGGTGAAGAAAGAGACTCACCCAGACCCAGAAACCTCGGGCAGTCTATCCATCCCGAAGGTCACCTCAGTTTGGGGGGCGTTGCTGAGAAGACAGATCTGGTTTAAACCATCAAGAGTTTGAGTTCACTCTACAGTTGGACTTGAAGCCCGGGTTGAAGCTTGGAATCCTCAGGTTGGCTCTGACCAACTTGAAAGTCTTGGTGGGCAAAAGGGGGAGAGTCTTATGGACAGAGTGGTCCAGGACTAGCAGATTCGCCACACACCATCAACCAGCACTTGCCCAGTCTCAGAGTTCCCATTTTCAACAACTGTCATCCTGTGCTGCTCATCCAAAATAAAACCCTAAATCAATAAATATACTATTTAATCTTGATCTAGTATCATAATTTGTTATGTTCTATAGAACATGTTTTATATGtaacatattttatgtttataggTTCTCTCTATCTCTACATGAATagtgggagaaaaaacaaaaccctggacACTCTCTTTCAGTAATCATGTACATTCTTCAGCAAGTCTTTGATCTTTTCATCTCGTAACAAAGAGGGGAGAGGGTGTCAATCTAAACACATTTAAACAAACTTTCACCTTTGAAATTCGGTTATCATATGGAAACTCATAATTTGCAAACTCTTTAAAAAGTAGTTATCCCTTCCAGTGAAATGTCACTAGAGTCCCTGCCTTTACTCTTTACAGGGCTGTTAACAAAATAACGAGCTGAATATAATATATCAACACTGGAGCccacttaaaaatgcaaatatctctcctAGGGAGAGTGCGATTAGCTATACAGGTGAAGGGTGTTGATGGGCAAAAAGGGTAGGTAACTGGGGTTTGGGAAGCCCTTTGAAGGCTAAGGCAGAAATAGCCTAGGACGGAACTAGAGGTATCAGAAGGGCACTGACCAGCagaggaaaaagcagagagagcGGAGATGGCCAAAAAGGAAACTTGAGCCACTTTAGCTTTCCAGCAAAGCACACCCTCCTCCCTGTAGAAGCCAAAGAATGAGCACCGTGCCTTGCCTCTAGCATCCCAGGGGCTGGCTAGGCTCAAGAAGCACGATACAATAGGCTTGCTTGTGAGGTTTTCTCTGAGACTCAAGCCTCCTTGTGATTGAGTGTGTTCTTTCTCACAAGCGACTGATTTCTCTGCAAACTTCTGACAAGACCATTTTATGAGTTGGGGATCACTTCGTaactattttctcatttccctgtATGTCAAATACTGGCATTAGTCTTCATCCATTTTTACTTAAACACGttttaacactttaaaatggtttcGTTCCTCTGCAGCCTCTGACAAGATCACACAAAACtctcctttgtgatttttttgttctttttttctgctgaggaagattagccctgagctaacatctgtgctactcttcctccacgttatatgtgggttgccgacACTGCATGTCtgcgccagggatccgaacctgtgacctcaggccgctgaagcagagcacatggaacttaaccattaggccatgaggccagcccctcatttgttttttaagcccTAAATTAATACAGTATAACTTAAAAGCCATAACATTCTGTCAAGGTACTGGGCACTAGGAATATTACTCTTATTTTAGTAACATCACATGTGTACTGTTGCAGTAAACAGGGCAAAACAATTTGGGGCTTAACTGGAAAAGGATGTCACCGGATCTCGGATGCTGTCTTTTGTTTCCGTGGGCGTAGAGAATTGGCTGAGAAGTGCACACTACTCAGCtggcaaggaaggaagagatccaacacttaaaaaaaaataattgcagcGCTGAATTTAGCTGCATCTGCACGACTGAATATCCTCCAAGCGTGGAGACAGGCAAATAGAGGACGCGTGATTAAGTACTGACACTGCTGTTTGGCTGAAATAAATCTCCTCCTGTCTTCACATACTGGACAGCCTATGAATTTACCATATATATTTCACTTAAgctgtaaatacatattttaaaatgtttgaaacagCAAGGCTTAGATTAATTGCAAACGCAGTAACTTATTACGGAACAAGGTCAGTTAGAAGCCAAGAACATCACTCTTGAAACCTTGTTtaacatattataaaaatgtcttttcaagtcttgTGTAGACCATTCACAGCCATAATCTGCCTCTTGGTCCTCTTCCCTAATAAATACTGCCACCAATGCCCAATGTTAATTTGATGGTTGCATTTTTATATTCAAGTGTTCAGTCTGCAGGAAATTTTGTGGGAGGAAAAGGTAtaactttttccaaataattagCTAAATGGACAAGCACCATTTattcagtaatttatttttcttttcctctggaatGCCACTTCTATCTTACTAACTACTTTTGGGGCCTGTTTCTGGGCTTTTAGTCTGTTCCACTAACCCTTCTATTCTTGTATAAATATCAAACTTTAATTAAGTTCCACTTTGAAGTCAAGTCCTGCACCGCAAAAACTGCTCTGCGATATGTCTGTAATTACATCGCTCCTTCTAAGAGACTTCTTATGCTCTGTTTGTATCATAAGAACATGGCGACAGTTGACTGAATCAAGAACGGACACTCAAACGAAAAACAGCTGGACCGAGGGTAAGGGTAGAATAACTTTGCCTGTAAGCTCTATGTGACCCTGACAACATGATGAGGTCTTGGCAGCTACAATGCAGAGCCTGCGATTGGTAGTGAGGCAAAAGTCCTATTTGGCAGTAGGAGCCATGAAAGAGGAAAAGCTATGATCAAAATTTGACCAAATATAAGTGCAATCTCTTAGTAATAGCaggaatattcatttatttaatacataGTTATTACtgaatgtgccaggcattattctactAATCACGAATATAGTAACGAACAAATTCGGCAAAGTCCTTGCTCTTGTGGCTGCATCAGGAAGGGACTAGGAACTAAGCAACAAATTTAAGAGGATGCTGATGATGGAAGTGCGACAAACACATGCAGGGTGATGTCAAAGTCACTGGGAAGAAAGTTTACTTTGTACCAGACAGTTGGGGAAGACCTGCTATGAATAACAGGAAAGAGTCAAGTTAGTGACGGTCTAGGGTAGACACCTCAGGTGAAGGGAAAATCAAGCAAAAGAGTTTAAGCAGAAATAAGATGGGTGTTTtgaagaaagaaggcagagggtaagagatgaagtcagagacactagCACCACCTTGCATTGGAAGGTGCTACGAACACTGTGAATGGTGCCCCCTGGCGTTGTGCACTCCACTGCCTTGCTCTGAGACAGGCAGGGAGAGACCCTTGACACCTCACaggtttttatgtgtgtgtgtggtacatGTGCGCTGTGACACTACTGGAAAATGTTAAGGAGGGGAGctacatttttataaaagctcACTATAGTTATTATGTTGGCAATAAGGGTGGGGAGTAGGCAAGAGTAGAAGCAGAAAACAATTCATAATGGTGGGTCATAGCACGGTGGAGCCTCAGTTGCCTTCATGGGCCTCCTCAGCCTCTCCATCTGATGCTCTAGTGTCCCTCATTTTCTGGGCCAAAGCAATGTGTGCCTTCTGTAGAGACACCAGTGATGGACTCAAAAAGGCCACATCTGCACTCACTATCTGCGGCGTCTTAACCAAGTTGTTTAATCTTGCTGAGTTTGTTTTTTCCCAACAGTAGTATATAGATGACAGCACCCCCTGGAACTTTTGTGGAGTGAGGTCAAATACAGACGCCTGACAGAGTCGACGCTATTTTCCTGTCTCTATTAAACTAGCAGGGTTTATAACCCTTACCAAATATTACTAACAGTGCTGAAGCACTTTAATCCTTACCcattaaaattagatttaaacatttttaattagtaAAATGGTCCTTGAACAAGGCAGTCATTCCTTCACAGCATCTAAATTGGAAGATTCCCACTGTGTTAGCAGCAGGGTCTGTTCTCTCAAGCCCTTGAATTGGGTCAAAGTATTACGTAACGCGGATAGTCTCAACTAAATTATTCAGtgaagattttaaatttataattaaaataaccaTAGAGGTACTCCTTACAGAATGGTGATAGCACAGCAACAGTTTCCTGAAAGGTCTAAATTTTGAAATTAGCACGAGGAAAAGAATTTTTAGCTACTATTAATATCCTGTGTTTTTAACTGCCCAAATACTAGCACAGAACAAAAGGAATTGGGGAGTCTCTATGGTTACAAGTCCAGAGCCCTGGGTTCAAAATACAGTTCTACCACTGTGGGCAGGCTCCTCAGTCTCTTTAAGCCTCAGCTACGTCGTCTGAAAACAGGATACAAACAGTTCCCATTTCCTGAGGTTGTTGTTTAAAATGAAGGATTTTTGTTAAAACACTTTGACATGGTTTgctgttagtgccatggagtcaatCTTTACTCCTAGTGACCCTGAGTCCAGTAGAGCAGAACCCTAccgtctttttgtgccatcctctcaccttctggcgctctatcagacaatgctccatggCTAtgcacagggttttcatggccagtatttttggaagtgagtggcctggtccttcttcctagtctgtcttagtctggaagctccggtgaaacctgtccactatgggtgaccctgctggtatttgaaatatcggtggcatggctttcagcatcacagcaacatgcagccaccacagtatggcaacAGGCAGATGGTGGTGTGGTCCAAACCAGGAAAGGAACCTGGGCTGCAGTGGTGAGCGACCCAAATCTTTATCTTAACTACTGACCACAGGGCTAGTACAAACATGGTATACACCCGataaatgtataaaaaggaaacataagctggaatactttttgttttactgGTATGAACAGTGATCACTAAATTGTGACTATTTAAATTCCTGTATCTTGGGAAGCAGCTATCCTAAATCACAGGCACCTAGTCCCTGAAAACtagccagaaaaaaatgcaaaagaataaaattttcattgGTGTGCcctatatattttagttatttctttggtaactttttctctgtaaagatCCAGAATTTGTTCCTTTAGAATTTAAACTTTGTAAACAGAAATATGCTTGGCTAGGAGTTATTCAGGCAGCCTCCACATGACACAAAGGGACAGTGTGCTCTACTGAAGGCAAGGCGGCATTTGCGGGGGGAGGTGTTCCTACTTTAAGGCAGCcttcagaaagaacaaagaatggATTCAGTGAGGTAAATAAGAAAAGAGCTCCTTCTTCAAAAGTCCTTGGAGACTAAAGAAAGCTAACTGTGGTTTGAACCACAAGGGGTATATATGAGGCAAGCCAAACATCTATGGGGCTATATAAGGAAAATCTAGTATACGACACCAGTGTAACATCTGCTGATGTGGATAACTGTGCTGATTATGTAAGAATATGTCCTCTCAGGAAATGTACTCTAAAGGACTTAGAAGGAAAGCGTATGATATCCacacttactctcaaatggttcagaaaaaatccattatatgtatatggttagagaggcagagagaatgatAATGAGAATATAGCAATGTTAAGAATTGGTAAATCTGGGTCAAGTGGCTGTGGAAGCTTTACTCTTTTTCCTATTCTTGCcaattttctgtaagtttgaaattatttcaaaatgaaatattggGTGAAAGTTTGAAGGGCATAACAGGATATTTCCATGACATCAAGAAGCCACTGTATTGATTAATTACAGAAGATAACGGGACCTTTGCGGTGGAGAAATCTTGCAGTCACTACTTCAACTAGAGGATTCTCAGACACCACCAGTAGAGACAAGTCGAACACCTGATGTAAGGCCCCGGGAAAGACATGACATCACCTAGTCATTACCCCACCCAAAAATTTACCCTGAACCTAATTACAAGGAAACATCAGACCAACATAAATTAAGGGACGTTCTACAAAATTAATATGGACTCTTCAAAAATGCCAAAGACAGGAAAGACAAAGGGAGGCCGAGTAACAGTTCCAGATTAAAGTATAAAGAGACATGATAAGTATGTGAAATGTATGATCTTGGATTGGGGTGAAAACAGCTATAAAAAGCATGATTTTGACAGCCAGAGAATTTCAAATCTGGGCACTGTATATTAGATAATCGTATTCTATCAATGTTAAGTTCCCTCAGTACAAGAACTCCACCATGTCATAGGGAGTGTATCATTCTCATGGGAGAAACACACTCACGTATTTAAAGGTACAGTATCATGTTTACAACTTACTTCaaattattcaggaaaaaaaaatcttttatcttttaaagatatggTAAAATTCTGAAGTGCCTAAAGAGATTGTATACACATGCTGAAACTCTCATCTTTGGTGTTCTTGAAATGTACCTTTCCCAGAATGCTGATGGCACACGCCATACCAACTTGTCCAACACCCACTACGGTGATTTTATTGTTTGGGACCGTTGCCTCTTCCGCAACTGGTGCAATCAGTTTTTCCTTAAGAGTTGCCATCTTGCACTGCACGAAAAGAATCAAAACATTATACATACATTTACACATGCAACCTGAATCggaataatctttaaaatgttaac
This DNA window, taken from Equus przewalskii isolate Varuska chromosome 5, EquPr2, whole genome shotgun sequence, encodes the following:
- the LDHB gene encoding L-lactate dehydrogenase B chain isoform X1; its protein translation is MRRLADLERGYWNLLPREWRNAPAFAGLRVKDDQQVWPCAPVFTWVQMPPFPEPQCKMATLKEKLIAPVAEEATVPNNKITVVGVGQVGMACAISILGKSLADELALVDVLEDKLKGEMMDLQHGSLFLQTPKIVADKDYSVTANSKIVVVTAGVRQQEGESRLNLVQRNVNVFKFIIPQIVKYSPDCIIIVVSNPVDILTYVTWKLSGLPKHRVIGSGCNLDSARFRYLMAEKLGIHPSSCHGWILGEHGDSSVAVWSGVNVAGVSLQELNPEMGTDNDSENWKEVHKMVVESAYEVIKLKGYTNWAIGLSVADLIESMLKNLSRIHPVSTMVKGMYGIENEVFLSLPCILNARGLTSVINQKLKDEEVAQLKKSADTLWDIQKDLKDL
- the LDHB gene encoding L-lactate dehydrogenase B chain isoform X2, yielding MATLKEKLIAPVAEEATVPNNKITVVGVGQVGMACAISILGKSLADELALVDVLEDKLKGEMMDLQHGSLFLQTPKIVADKDYSVTANSKIVVVTAGVRQQEGESRLNLVQRNVNVFKFIIPQIVKYSPDCIIIVVSNPVDILTYVTWKLSGLPKHRVIGSGCNLDSARFRYLMAEKLGIHPSSCHGWILGEHGDSSVAVWSGVNVAGVSLQELNPEMGTDNDSENWKEVHKMVVESAYEVIKLKGYTNWAIGLSVADLIESMLKNLSRIHPVSTMVKGMYGIENEVFLSLPCILNARGLTSVINQKLKDEEVAQLKKSADTLWDIQKDLKDL